One Prosthecobacter sp. SYSU 5D2 genomic window carries:
- a CDS encoding Smr/MutS family protein — MPEEEEPVRIPITDELDLHTFRPNEVGDLLVDYLGECQKLGILNVRVIHGKGTGTLRTGVHAALTKMEMVEGWTWPAGERSGGWGATWVRLRG, encoded by the coding sequence ATGCCAGAAGAGGAAGAACCCGTCCGCATCCCCATCACCGATGAACTGGATTTGCATACCTTCCGCCCCAACGAGGTGGGCGATCTGCTGGTGGACTACCTCGGCGAATGCCAGAAGCTGGGCATCCTGAATGTGCGTGTCATCCATGGTAAAGGCACCGGCACCCTGCGCACCGGTGTGCATGCGGCCCTGACCAAAATGGAGATGGTGGAAGGCTGGACCTGGCCCGCCGGGGAAAGGTCCGGCGGGTGGGGGGCGACCTGGGTGCGGCTGCGGGGGTGA
- a CDS encoding type II toxin-antitoxin system ParD family antitoxin, translating to MNVRFAGELQSFIHQRVSQTGLYNSTSEYIRDLVRRDYEQEQERKWAWLRHELAAGAVADASEFVALDAEDLIVQAKKRKSAHGR from the coding sequence GTGAACGTCAGATTTGCAGGAGAGCTCCAGAGCTTTATCCACCAACGTGTCTCGCAGACAGGACTGTACAATTCCACCAGCGAGTACATTCGGGATCTCGTACGTCGTGATTATGAACAGGAGCAGGAGCGGAAATGGGCCTGGCTTCGTCATGAACTGGCGGCGGGAGCTGTGGCCGATGCTTCAGAGTTTGTGGCACTGGATGCCGAGGACTTGATTGTTCAGGCCAAAAAACGCAAGAGCGCCCATGGCCGCTAA
- a CDS encoding serine hydrolase domain-containing protein — translation MNCRLYLALLILLAADRLPARTWTEASTGKKIEAEFVSATATEVTIILRGGRQFKLELARLSPEDQAFVQQQLKPAPSVQVIKAEDRFEDVKQLKAEKIPVNGTAHAALAPVDEAIREFMVEKGVPAVSFAVSRNGKILHERTFGWADADMKIPLLPGVKMRLASMTKPVVSAAIQTLVTDGRLKPEDPVFDVLELAQYKEAKGCDPRWKTVTIQHLLDHKGGWDRDASGDFTTRSTEMTEMFRLKPEELRPLHVVRYGLTLPLDFDPGNKEVYCNFGYILLVRVIEKVSGQTFTDYLQATVFKTAEALSFSLSSSDARERQPGEIWYCYHPDYPQKEIPLPYRAEARDGAGGLASTAADYCRFLEAYWISGQPRKPGARFSYSFNGSLPGVTSVSAQRSDGLNYAAIANRRGLSPADWNGDLRKRIDAALDPVAAEVK, via the coding sequence ATGAATTGCCGGTTATACCTCGCTCTGCTAATCCTTCTGGCTGCTGACCGCCTGCCAGCCCGAACCTGGACAGAAGCCTCCACGGGTAAGAAAATTGAAGCCGAATTTGTCTCGGCGACTGCCACCGAGGTGACCATCATATTGCGCGGAGGCAGACAGTTCAAGCTTGAGCTGGCACGCCTGTCCCCGGAGGACCAGGCCTTCGTCCAGCAGCAGCTCAAGCCCGCCCCTTCCGTGCAGGTGATCAAGGCCGAGGACCGCTTTGAAGACGTCAAACAGCTGAAGGCCGAAAAAATCCCTGTTAACGGCACTGCTCATGCAGCCCTGGCCCCGGTGGACGAAGCCATCCGCGAGTTCATGGTGGAAAAAGGCGTGCCCGCCGTCAGCTTCGCCGTCAGCCGCAACGGCAAGATCCTGCATGAACGCACTTTTGGTTGGGCCGATGCCGACATGAAAATTCCGCTGCTGCCCGGAGTGAAAATGCGTCTCGCCTCCATGACCAAACCCGTCGTCAGTGCCGCCATTCAGACCCTGGTCACCGATGGCAGGCTGAAACCCGAAGATCCCGTGTTCGACGTTTTGGAGCTGGCCCAATATAAAGAAGCCAAAGGCTGCGACCCGCGGTGGAAGACCGTCACCATTCAGCACCTGCTGGACCACAAAGGTGGCTGGGACCGCGACGCCTCCGGCGACTTCACCACCCGCAGCACAGAGATGACGGAAATGTTCCGCCTCAAGCCCGAGGAACTGCGGCCACTGCACGTCGTCCGTTATGGCCTCACCCTTCCCCTGGATTTCGATCCAGGGAACAAGGAGGTCTATTGCAACTTTGGCTACATCCTCCTCGTCCGCGTCATTGAAAAAGTTAGCGGCCAGACCTTCACCGACTACCTCCAGGCCACTGTTTTCAAAACCGCCGAAGCGCTCTCCTTCAGTCTCAGCAGCTCCGATGCCCGCGAGCGTCAGCCCGGGGAGATCTGGTACTGCTATCACCCCGATTATCCCCAAAAGGAAATCCCCCTGCCCTACCGCGCCGAGGCTCGCGACGGTGCCGGTGGGCTGGCAAGCACCGCTGCAGACTACTGCCGCTTCCTGGAGGCCTACTGGATCAGCGGTCAGCCGCGCAAGCCCGGCGCACGGTTCAGTTACAGTTTCAACGGAAGCCTCCCCGGCGTCACTTCCGTCTCCGCCCAGCGCAGCGACGGCCTCAACTACGCCGCCATTGCCAACCGCCGTGGCCTCAGCCCCGCCGACTGGAACGGCGACCTGCGCAAACGAATTGATGCCGCCCTGGACCCCGTGGCTGCAGAGGTGAAGTGA